The genomic stretch TAGGAAATTGAGGAATATCAACTGCTGTAAATAGCCTGATCAATTTTTATATCCCCATTAATGAGATAATTGGTGGTCACTAATTAAAATAATTGCAATTACTGGTATGCCCGGATCTGGAAAAGGAGAACTTGCCAAGATCCTCAGAGAAAAGGGAATAAAGGTAATCACTATGAGTGATGTCTTGAGAGAGAAGTATTATAAAGAAGCAAAAGAAGGAGAAAGACTAATGGATTTTGCAAAAAGAATTAGAGAGTTATACGGAAAAGGAGCAATAGCGAAACTTTGTATAGAAAAGATTGAAAGAGAAAAGATTGTGGCCTTTGACGGAGTGAGGAATTGGGAAGAGATAGAGGAGTTTAAGAAGATAGGCGATGTAACTATAATTGCAGTTCACTCTCCTCCGAAGCTAAGATATGAAAGACTTCTTAAAAGAGGTAGAAAGGATGACACTTTAACCGTAGAGGGATTAGTGAAAAGGGATTGGGAGGAATTAGAGATGGGGATAGGGAATGTAATAGCGTTGGCTGATTACATATTAATTAATGATTCTACGATAGAGGAATTTAAGAGTAAGGCAGAAGAATTATTAAAGCGAATATTATGACAAAGATTATCATAGAAGTAGAGGTTAGACCTTCAGAAGATGAGAATAAAGTACTTCAAGCTATTAGAAATTTATTTGATTTTGAAAATCTGAAAGAAGAAAAAAGAGGTTACATAAAGATACTAATTGCAGAATCACACACACTTGTCAGTTTGCAGAAGTTTCACAGAAAATTAAGAGAAGAAAGAATTCTTGATGCAGCAAGAAAGTATTTAACTAAGAATATGATTGGGAACGTTATTTCTTTTATGTTAAATAAACAAGCAGCAGCCGTAGGTAAAGTTTCTTTTGTAGATGATGAAAAAGAATCCCCCCTAGGGCCTATAAAGGTAACAATAGAGTATAAAGACCCACAAGCACTTATTGATTGGTTAACTCCTAAGACTGCTA from Sulfolobus sp. S-194 encodes the following:
- a CDS encoding AAA family ATPase, yielding MKIIAITGMPGSGKGELAKILREKGIKVITMSDVLREKYYKEAKEGERLMDFAKRIRELYGKGAIAKLCIEKIEREKIVAFDGVRNWEEIEEFKKIGDVTIIAVHSPPKLRYERLLKRGRKDDTLTVEGLVKRDWEELEMGIGNVIALADYILINDSTIEEFKSKAEELLKRIL
- a CDS encoding RNA-binding domain-containing protein, whose protein sequence is MTKIIIEVEVRPSEDENKVLQAIRNLFDFENLKEEKRGYIKILIAESHTLVSLQKFHRKLREERILDAARKYLTKNMIGNVISFMLNKQAAAVGKVSFVDDEKESPLGPIKVTIEYKDPQALIDWLTPKTAKGVPLWENPIPSDE